A region of Saimiri boliviensis isolate mSaiBol1 chromosome 8, mSaiBol1.pri, whole genome shotgun sequence DNA encodes the following proteins:
- the CHDH gene encoding choline dehydrogenase, mitochondrial, which produces MWCLLRGLGRPGALARGAVRRQQPPGARTLASAGSEIRDEYSYVVVGAGSAGCVLAGRLTEDPAERVLLLEAGPKDLRAGSKRLLWKIHMPAALVANLCDGRYNWCYHTEAQPGLDGRVLYWPRGRVWGGSSSLNAMVYVRGHAEDYERWQRQGALGWDYAHCLPYFRKAQGHELGANLYRGADGPLRVSRGKTNHPLHRAFLEATQQAGYPLTEDMNGFQQEGFGWMDMTIHEGKRWSTACAYLHPALSRTNLKAETQTLVSRVLFEGTRAVGVDYVKNGQSCRAYASKEVILSGGAINSPQLLMLSGVGNADDLKKLGIPVVCHLPGVGQNLQDHLEIYIQQACTRPITLHSAQKPLRKARIGLEWLWKFTGEGATAHLETGGFIRSQPGVPHPDIQFHFLPSQVIDHGRVPTQQEAYQVHVGTMRGTSVGWLKLRSANPQDHPVIQPNYLSTETDVKDFRLCVKLTREIFAQEALAPFRGKELQPGSHVQSDKEIDAFVRAKADSAYHPSCTCKMGQPSDPTAVVDPQTRVLGVENLRVVDASIMPSLVSGNLNAPTIMIAEKAADIIKGRPALWDKDVPVYKPRTLATQR; this is translated from the exons ATGTGGTGTCTCCTACGAGGCCTGGGCCGGCCCGGAGCCCTGGCACGGGGAGCCGTGAGGCGGCAGCAACCCCCGGGGGCCCGGACCCTGGCCAGCGCAGGCTCCGAGATCCGGGACGAGTACAGCTACGTGGTGGTGGGTGCGGGCTCGGCGGGCTGCGTGCTGGCCGGGAGGCTCACGGAGGACCCCGCCGAGCGTGTGCTGCTGCTGGAGGCGGGGCCCAAGGACCTGCGCGCGGGGAGCAAGCGGCTCTTGTGGAAGATCCACATGCCCGCGGCCCTGGTGGCCAACCTGTGCGACGGCAGGTACAACTGGTGCTACCACACGGAGGCGCAGCCGGGCCTGGACGGGCGCGTGCTGTACTGGCCGCGCGGCCGCGTCTGGGGCGGCTCCTCGTCCCTCAACGCCATGGTCTATGTTCGCGGGCACGCCGAGGACTACGAGCGCTGGCAGCGCCAGGGCGCCCTCGGCTGGGACTACGCGCACTGCCTGCCCTACTTCCGCAAGGCGCAGGGCCACGAGCTGGGCGCCAACCTGTACCGGGGCGCCGATGGTCCGCTGCGGGTGTCCCGGGGCAAGACCAACCACCCGCTGCACCGCGCGTTCCTGGAGGCCACGCAGCAGGCTGGCTACCCGCTCACCGAGGACATGAACGGCTTCCAGCAGGAGGGCTTCGGCTGGATGGACATGACCATCCATGAAG GCAAACGGTGGAGCACGGCCTGTGCCTACCTGCACCCAGCACTGAGCCGCACCAACCTCAAGGCCGAGACCCAGACGCTTGTGAGCAGGGTGCTGTTTGAGGGCACCCGTGCAGTAGGCGTGGACTATGTCAAGAATGGGCAGAGCTGCAGG GCTTACGCCAGCAAGGAGGTGATTCTGAGCGGAGGTGCCATCAACTCTCCACAGCTGCTCATGCTCTCAGGCGTCGGGAATGCTGACGACCTCAAGAAACTGGGCATCCCTGTGGTATGCCACCTGCCTG GGGTTGGCCAGAACCTGCAAGACCACCTGGAGATCTACATTCAGCAGGCATGCACCCGTCCCATCACCCTCCATTCAGCACAGAAGCCCCTGCGGAAGGCCCGCATTGGTCTGGAGTGGCTCTGGAAATTCACAG GGGAGGGAGCCACTGCCCATCTGGAAACAGGTGGGTTCATCCGCAGCCAGCCTGGGGTCCCCCACCCGGATATCCAGTTCCATTTCCTGCCATCCCAAGTGATTGACCATGGGCGGGTCCCCACCCAGCAGGAGGCTTACCAG GTACACGTGGGGACCATGCGGGGCACGAGTGTGGGCTGGCTGAAACTGAGAAGTGCCAATCCCCAAGACCACCCTGTGATCCAGCCCAACTACTTGTCAACAG AAACCGATGTCAAGGATTTCCGTCTGTGTGTGAAGCTCACCAGAGAAATTTTTGCACAGGAAGCCTTGGCTCCGTTCCGAGGGAAAGAGCTCCAGCCGGGAAGCCATGTTCAGTCAGATAAAGAGATAGATGCCTTTGTGCGGGCAAAAGCCGACAGTGCCTACCACCCCTCGTGCACCTGTAAGATGGGCCAGCCATCTGATCCCACCGCCGTGGTGGATCCACAGACAAGGGTCCTCGGGGTGGAAAACCTCAGGGTTGTCGATGcctccatcatgcccagcctggtcaGCGGCAACCTGAACGCCCCCACCATCATGATAGCGGAGAAGGCAGCTGACATTATCAAAGGGCGGCCTGCACTCTGGGACAAAGACGTCCCGGTCTACAAGCCCAGGACGCTGGCCACCCAGCGCTAA